The Anaeromyxobacter sp. Fw109-5 genomic interval CTTCCGGAACATGAGCGAGCAGGACGACCACACCGAGCTGCTCATCTTCATCACCCCCCGCATCCTGAACCGGGCGGCGACCGCCGTCGCCGCGGGGAACTAGGAGCTGCCATGAAGACGAGACTCGCGACCCTCGCCCTCGCCAGCGTCGCGCTCGCCTGCGCGGACAACGGCGCCTCCCTCCAGCCGTTCGCGATCTGCTCCCCGCCGGACAGCGCGACCGAGTGCGTCTTCGACGACGCCTGCGAGACGGTGCACATGGGGCCGCTCATGATGGACCCGGGGCTCGCGTCCATGTCCGTCTTCCTCCAGGTCAACAACCAGCTGCCGAACAACGAGGACCTGTCGGCCGGCCGCCTCAACACCAACGACGCCTACGTGACGGAGTACGAGGTCGAGTGGGAAGGCCCCGCGACGATCGGGGACGTCGTGGGCCAGACGCAGGCCATGGTCCCTGCGGGTGGCAGCACCATCGTCGGGCTCCTCCTGCAGCGCCCGGCGGCCGCCGGACAGGTCGTGGCGAAGCTGCGGCTGAAGGGGCATTACGCGGACCAGTCGGAGTTCGAGACCGCCGCCTACGAGACGCCGCTCATCGTCGGAGCCGTCCCGCCGCCGGTGTGCCCCACGGGCGAGTTGCTGAAGGGCACCTGCGGCGGGAGCGTCGGGCAGGTTCCGCTCGGCTTCGAGTGCGAGGCGCCGGACACCACGACGACCACCCCCACGACGCCTTGACGCGCCGCGTTCCGGCCGAACGCTTGACGTTGCACGCGCGGGCGGGCTAAGTACGAGCCCGCTCCGCGCGTCCGTGCTCGTAATGACGGAGGTTTTTGGCCGGCGGAGCCACCGCACATGAGCTTCCGCGCCCATCTCGAGCAGGTCTGCCGGAGCGTCGACGGAGCCGTCGCGTGCTCGCTCATGGGCATGGACGGGATCGAGATCGACACGCACCTCACCGGCGAGGGCGACGTCGCGGACGTGCGCTCGCTCCTCGTCGAGTACTCGGGCGTCCTGCGCAGCGCGCGCGAGGCGGCCGAGGCGCACGAGGCGGGCGGCGTGGCCGAGGTGGCGATCGCGACCGACAAGCTGCTCGCCGTGGCCCGGCAGGTCTCGCCGGAGTACTTCATGGTGGTCGCGCTGACGCCCGGGGGGAACCTCGGGAAGGCGCGCTACCTGCTCCGCGTCACCGCGCCGAAGCTCGAGGAAGAGCTCTAGGGACGGGCGGCCGACCGTCGGGACAGGCAGCCGCCGCTGCCGCAGCGCGGCGGGCGGATCACTCTCACCCAGACCTTCGAAGGAGCGACACAGCAATGGCAGAGACGCTCGACACCTCGGCGTTCCGCCGCGGCCTCAAGATCGAGATCGATCGGGAGCCGTGGGAGATCATCGAGTTCCAGCACGTGAAGCCGGGGAAGGGCTCGGCGTTCGTGCGGACGCGCATCAAGAACCTCATCACCGGGCGCACGATCGAGAAGACGTTCAAGTCCGGCGACGTGGTGGGCAAGCCCGACATCGACGAGAAGGAGATGCAGTTCCTCTATCGCGAGGGCGACCACTTCAACTTCATGGACAACAAGACCTACGACCAGACGTTCCTCACCGAGGAGCAGATGGGCGAGGCCAGGAACTTCATCAAGGACAACACCACCACGCACATCCTGTTCTTCAACGGGAAGGCGATCGGCGTCACGCTGCCGAACGCGATGGACCTCAAGGTGGTGAAGTGCGACCCGGGCATCCGCGGCGACACGGTGTCCGGCGCCACGAAGCCCGCGACCCTCGAGACCGGCTACGTCGTGAACGTGCCGCTCTTCATCAACGAGGGCGAGATCCTCCGCATCGACACCCGCACCGGCGAGTACCTGACCCGCGTCGCCGGCTAGCCCGCCGCACCTCCCCGCAACGAAGGAGATCCCCCGATGGCGACCCGCCCGCTGAAGCAGCAGCCCCACGTAGCGCAGGAGCCCGCCCGCACCTCCGACACCGCCGCGGGGCAGGGCTTCTCGATGGAGGACGTGAAGAAGCTCGTGGCGCTCGTCGAGAAGAGCGACGTCACGCACATCGCGTGGCAGCGCGGGGTCGAGAAGGTCGTCATCCGCCGCGGCGCCGTCGCCGCGCCGGCGCCGGCCGCGGCTCACCCCGCGCCGGCCCTCCACGCCGCCCCGGTGGCCGCCCCCGTCCCGGCCCCGGCCGCCGCCTTGGCGCCTGCGGGCGCGAAGCCGGAGGCGAAGAGCGACAAGCCGGGCACCATCGTGAGCTCGCCCTTCGTCGGCACGTTCTACCGCGCGCCCTCCCCCGACTCCCCGCCGTTCGTGGAGGTCGGCCAGAAGGTCAAGAAGGGCCAGACGCTCTGCATCGTCGAGGCGATGAAGCTCATGAACGAGATCGAGTCGGAGGTCGACGGGACCGTCGCCGAGATCTTCGTCCAGAACGCCACGCCGGTGGAGTTCGGCGAGCAGCTGTTCCGCGTCGTCCCGGGCTAACCCCCGCCGGAGCCCCGAATGTTCAAGAAGGTCCTCGTCGCGAACCGGGGCGAGATCGCCCTCCGGGTGATCCGCGCCTGCCGTGAGCTCGGCGTCTCCACCGTCGCGGTCCACTCGACCGCGGACGCCGAGTCGCTCCACGTCCGCTTCGCCGACGAGGCCATCTGCATCGGGCCGCCCCAGTCCCGGGACAGCTACCTCAACGTCCGCGCGCTCCTCTCGGCCGCCGACGTCACCGGCGCCGACGCCATCCACCCAGGGTACGGGTTCCTCTCCGAGAACGCCGAGTTCGCGGAGATGGTCACCACGATGAACCTCAAGTTCATCGGGCCGCGCCCGGAGATGATCCGGCTCATGGGGAACAAGGTCGCCGCGCGCGAGGCGGCCGAGAAGGCGGGCCTGCCGCTCCTGCCCGGCGCCCGCGGCAAGCTCAGGGACGCGGAGGAGGCCGAGCGGATCGCGGAGGAGGTCGGCTACCCGGTCATCCTCAAGGCGGCGGCGGGCGGCGGCGGGCGCGGCATGAAGATCTGCCGCGAGCGCGGCCAGATCCGCCAGCTCTTCGAGACCGCCAGCAACGAGGCGCTGTCGGCCTTCGGCGACGGCTCGATGTACCTCGAGCGCTACGTCGAGATGCCGCGCCACATCGAGCTGCAGATCGTGGCCGACGAGCACGGCCGGGTGATCCACCTGGGCGAGCGCGAGTGCTCGGTGCAGCGGCGCCACCAGAAGCTGATCGAGGAGTCGCCTTCACCCGCCGTCACTCCCGAGCTCCGGCGCGAGATGGGCGAGGTGGCGCTCTCGGCCATGAGGAACATCGGCTACAACAACGTGGGGACCATCGAGTTCCTCATGGACGAGAAGGGCCGCTACTACTTCATGGAGATGAACACGCGCATCCAGGTGGAGCACCCGGTGACCGAGCAGGTCTACGGGCTCGACCTCCTGCGCGAGCAGATCCGGCTCGCCGCGGGCGAGCCGCTCGAGCGCACGCAGGAGTCGGTCTTCCCGCGGGGCCACGCCATCGAGTTCCGCGTGAACGCGGAGGACCCCGTCACCTTCGCGCCGTCGCCCGGCAAGATCACCGGCTACCACCAGCCCGGCGGCTACGGGGTGCGCGTCGACACCATGGCGTACGAGCAGTACAAGGTGCAGCCCTACTACGACTCGCTCGTGGCGAAGCTGGTCATCACCGGCGCGAACCGCGAGGTGGCGATGCAGCGCGCCGCGCGGGCGCTGCACGAGTACGTCATCGAGGGCATCAAGACCAACATCGCCTTCCACAAGCGGGTCCTGGCGCACCCGGGCTTCGCCGGCGGTCAGTACGACACGCGCATCGTCGATCAGATCCTGAACCCGCCGGCGCCTCCCGAGATGCCGAAGGCGGCCGCGGGCGGCTAGCCGAGAGCGGCGCCGTGCGCGCCCGCGCGGGCGCGCCGGGGCTGCGCAGATTCCCGAATTCCTATGTGGGTTCGCGGGGGTGGCTCCTTGACCGCCCCCCGGCCTTCCATTACGCTCGACGCCGCCCCTGGGCCCTTCGACGCCGGCGCTGGTGCGCCGCCGCGCACTCGTCCGAGGGCCCCCCCAGCGCAGCGAGATGCCTCGGCCCGATGGCTGTCGACAAGAACAAGATCATCGCCGAGGCGACGAAGCTCGTTCAGAAGGGGGCGTACGACAAGGCGATCAAGGCCTACGAGAAGATCCTGGCGGAGGACGCCAAGGACGTCCGCATCCTCCTCAAGATCGGCGAGCTTCACCAGAAGAAAGGCGACGACAAGGCCGCCGCGGCCGCCTTCCAGAAGGTCGCCGAGACCTACGCCGAGCAGGGCTTCTTCCTCAAGTCCGTCGCCGTCTACAAGCAGATCGTGAAGCTCGACCCGGACGACGTCCGGGCCAACGAGCGGCTCGCGGCCCTGTACCAGCAGCTGGGCCTGATGAGCGACGCCATGGCGCAGCTCCAGACCGTGGCGGCCGCGCACGAGAAGGCCGGCGACCTGGGCCGGCTCACCGAGATCCTCCGGCGCATGGTGGACCTCGACCCGGAGAACATCGCCTCCTCGATCAAGCTCGGCGAGATGCAGGCGCGGGCCGGCCACCCGGCGTCGGCGCTCGAGTGCTTCCGCCGCGCGGCCGACTACCTGAAGCGGAACGGCCGCGCCGACGAGTACCTCAGGGTCGCGGAGCGGATCGCGGTGCTCACGCCGGACGATCACGCGCTCACCCGCGAGCTCGCCCACGTCTACCTGGGGAAGGGCGACACGAAGCGGGCGCTCGCGAAGCTCCAGCTCTGCTTCAAGGTCGACCCGAAGGACGTCGAGACGCTGCAGCTCCTCGCGCAGGCGTTCCGCGACCTCGGCCAGACCGCGAAGACGCTCTCCGTCTGGAAGGAGCTCGCGCGCCTCCACGAGGAGCGGGGCCGCGCCGGCGACGCGCGCGCCGCGTGGCGCAAGGTCCAGGAGCTCGCGCCCGACGACGCGGACGCCGCGGCGGCGCTCGGCGCGGGGTGGGCGCGCTCGCCGGCCCCCGCCCACCCGCCGCCGCCCGCGCACCCGGCGGCGACGCCGCTCGCGTTCGGTCCGGCCTTCGACCCGCCGCCGGTCCCCGGCCGCGTGCCGCAAGGCCCTCCCCCGGGAGCGCGCGTCTCGCCGGCCGTCGTGGCGCCGCCGCCCGCCCCGGCGGGCGTGGCGCCCCCGCCCGCGGGAGGCCCGGCCGGCATCCCGAAGCTCCTCACCGAGACCGACGTCTACGTGAAGTACGGGCTGCACGACAAGGCGCTCGATCACCTGCGCAAGGTGCTCGCGATCGATCCCGACTGCCCGGAGGCGTATGAGCGCATCCGCGACGTCCACGACGCCGCGGGGCGTGCCTCCGACGCCGCCGCGGCGGGCGTCCGCGCGGCGCGCTCGCTCCTCGCGCGCGGCCAGGAGGAGCGTGCCCGCGAGGCGGTGACCCGTCTCGGCCAGCTCTCGCCCGGGCACCCCGAGCTCGCGAGCCTCGCCGCGGCGGCGGGCGGAGGCGCCGACGAGGTGGAGCTGGTGCCCCTCGAGGCCGAGGAGCTCGTCGAGGCGGATCCGGTCGAGGACGACGCGCTCGCGCTGGCCGCCGCCGGCCACGAGGGCGACGACGTCGTCGAGGACGAGCCGGTGGGGCCCGCGCCGGCGCGCGAGGAGCACGCCGGCGTCGAGATCGAGGTCGCCGAGAGCGAGCTGGACGCGGCGGGCGACGCGCTCGCCGAGGCCGCGGCGCTCGCCTCCGCGGCCTCGGAGGAGATCGTCGAGGAGGAGCCTCCGCGGGCCCGCGCCCCCGCACCGGCCGCGTCGGCCCCGCGCCGGGACGGCGCGTCGAGGTCGCCCGCCGGGAGGCCCGCGCCGGCGCAGGCGGCGGCCCCGGCGTGGACTCCCGCGCCCGTCGCGCCGCCGCCGCCCCCGGCGGCCAGGCCTCCCGCTCGCGCCGCCGGCGGGGACGTGCCGGACCTCTCCGACGAGCTCGAGGAGACCGAGTTCTTCCTCCAGCAGGGCCTGCTCGACGACGCGCGCGACGCGCTGCACGCCCTCCTCGCCGCGCACCCGCGCCACCCCGTGCTCGAGGCGCGCCTCGCAGAGGTCGAGCGGCGTGCCGGCCGAGCTGCGCCGGCGGCGGCGCCTTCCGGCGCGCGCGAGACGCGCCCGCTCGAGGTCTCGGGACCGGACGAGAGCTTCGACATCGCGCGCGAGCTCGCGGACGAGCTCGCCGGCGAGGCGCCCCCCACCGTCGACGACGAGTTCCAGTACTCGGTCGAGGACGTCTTCGCGCAGTTCAAGAAGGGCGTCGAGCAGACGGTCCGCCCCGAGGACAGCGCGACGCACTACGACCTCGGCATCGCCTACAAGGAGATGGCGCTCCTCGACGACGCGATCCAGGAGTTCGAGGTCGCGCTGCGCGGCGCGGACAAGCGGCGCGCCATCGACTGCCTCTCGATGGTCGGCCTCTGCCGCATGGCGAAGGGGGAGCCTCGCGAGGCGATCCGCGCCTTCCGCCGCGCGCTCGCGTCCGAGGCGCTGACCAAGGAAGCGGCGAAGGCGATCCAGTACGAGCTCGGCGCGGCCCACGAGGCGGTCGGGGAGGCGGAGGTCGGGCTCTGGTTCCTGCAGCGCGTGGCGAAGCTCGATCCGGCGTTCCGCGAGGTCGGCGCCCGCATCGGCGCGCTCGGGGGCGGACCGGGCCGGCCGCCGGCGGACGCGAGCCGCGGCGCGCGGCCGGCGCAGGCCCCGCGGCCGCCCGCCGGCGTGAAGAAGAACATCGGGTACCTGTAGCAAGGACGCTGCGTGAACTACCTCGAGTACTACGAGCTGTCGCAGGAGCCGTTCTCGAACGCGCCCGTCTCGCGCTTCTACTACTCGTCGGCCCAGCACGCCCAGGCGCTGCTCCGGCTCACGCACGCGGTCTCCGGGATGAAGGGGCTGGCGGTCCTGGTCGGCGACATCGGCGCCGGCAAGACGACGCTCGCGCGCCGCATGCTGGACGCGCTCCCGGAGGAGGAGTACGAGGCGGCGCTCCTCGTCATCATCCACTCCGGCATCACCGCGAGCTGGCTCCTGAAGCGCATCGCGCTGCAGCTCGGGGTGGAGAGCCCGGCGGACGAGAAGCTGGCGCTCCTCTCCCAGCTCTACCAGCGGCTCGTCCGGATCTACGAGCAGGGCAAGAAGGCCGTGGTCCTCATCGACGAGGCCCAGATGCTCGCCACGCGCGAGATCATGGAGGAGTTCCGCGGCCTGCTGAACCTCGAGGTCCCGGAGCGGAAGCTCCTCTCGTTCGTGTTCTTCGGCCTGCCGGAGATCGAGCAGAACCTGAAGCTCGACCCGCCCCTCGCCCAGCGGGTCGCCCTCAAGTACCGGCTCGAGCCCCTCTCCGCGGAGGCCACCGGGGCGTACGTCCGACATCGGCTCCGGCTGGCGGGGGCGCCGCGCGTCCCGTTCACTCCGGGCGCGGTCGCGCGCATCCACGCCTACACGCGCGGCACGCCGCGACTCATCAACACCTTGTGCGACAACGCGCTCTTCGAGGGCTTCGTCGCGCGGGCCCGGGAGCTCGACGAGGGGTTCGTCGATCGCGTGGCGCGCGATCTCGGTATCGACCTCCCGGCCTCGGACGCCCGCCCGCCGGAGCCCCCGGCGCGGCTCGACCTCGCCGAGATCGATCGCTACCTCGAGTCGCTGAAGTAGCCGCCGCCCGCTTGGCCGCGCGCGCACGCCGGTGGAGAATCCAGGCAGGTGAAGAAGCGCACCGTCGCCCTGGCGTTCCTCGCGCTGATCGTGGCCCTCGTGGGCGGCACGATCGCGGCCCTGCGCACGCGCTGGGCGGCGGAGCTCACCTGCGAGCTCGCGGTCGGGCGCGTCGAGCGCGCGACGGGGCTCGAGCTCGCGGTCGCCGCCTGCCGGATCCGCCCGCTCGCGCTGGAGCTGGAGGCGGAGGGGGTGCGGCTCGGGCCGGCCGAGGCGCCGCTCTTCACGGCCGACGCGCTCTCCGCGCGGCTCGCGCCCATCCAGGCGCTCGGCCGCCAGCTCCACCTCCGCGAGCTGCGCCTCGTCCGGCCCCGGCTGGTGATCCCTCCCCGCCAGGCGACGCCCGGCGGCGCGGGCGGGCCCGCCTGTCCGCCGGCGCTCCTGTCGCGCTTCGAGGTACGCCACCTGGACGTCGAGGCGGGCTCCCTGGACGTGGCGTTCGGGGCGGGCCGCCGCGTCGTCGTCGACCGGCTCGACGTGCGCTCCAGGCCGCCCGCGCGATCGCTCCGCTCCCTGGGGACGCCGCTCCGGCGCGCGCGCGTCGAGCTCGCCGCCGGGCCGGTCCGGCTCTCGGAGCCGGGACGGGCCCTCGCCGTGTCGGCGCTCTCCGCGGACGTCGAGGTCGCGCTGGATCTCTCGAGCGCCGTGCTGCACGGCGCCGAGGCCGCGCTCGGGGGCGTGCGCGTCGCGGCGCGCGGGGAGGTGCGCGACCTCTGCGATCCCACGCTGGACCTCGCCGCGACCGCGCACGGCCGGGTCGCGGACGCGCTCGCGCTCGCGGGGATCACGGCGGACGCGGAGGGCAGCGCCGAGGTGGTCGTGCAGCTGCGCGGCGCCGCGCGGGCGCCGCAGGCGACCGCCACGGCGGCGTGGTCCGGCGTTCGGATCGGGGCTCAGCGCGCCGGCGACGGTCAGGCGAGCCTCCGGCTCGCGCCGGGCGAGCTCGTCGTCGAGCGGCTGGAGGTCCCGCTCGACGAGGGGAGGGCGGTGGCGCGCGGCACCGTAGGGCTGGTGCGCGGAGCGCCCGTCGTGGCGGAGGTGGAGCTCCACGGCGCGGAGCTCGCGGAGGTGCTGGACCGCCTCGGCGTGCGCGACCCATGGGTGAGCCTCAAGCTCGACGGCCGCGCCGCCGTCTCCGGCACGCTCTGGCCGCCGGCGCTCGCGGGGGAGCTCGCGACGGAGCTGCGCGAGCTGCGGGCGCTCACCCGTCCGTATCGCGAGGCGAAGGGCGATCCCGGGGTCGTCGCGTTCGGGCGGGGCCGGCTCGAGTCGGCCGTCCGCGTCGACCGCGAGGGGCTCTTCTTCGACGGCGGGCGGCTTTCGGTGGGCCGCGGGACGCTCGCGGCCGACGCCGCCGTCCACTTCTCGGAGGCGGGCGGCTTCTCGGTGCAGGCGCGCGGCGAGGCGGACCTGGACGCCCTCGGCCGTGTCGCCGAGATCCCGTGGTCCGGCCTCGCACGCGTCGAGGCGACCATCGCCGCCGCGCCCTACGGCAACCCGCACGTCGCCGGCCGGGCGCGCGTGGACCGCTTCCGGTTCCTCGACGTCGACCTGGGGAACGTCAGCTCGGACTTCCGCTACGACGACTTCCTGCTCCGCCTCTCCCGCGCCGAGGGTCTCCGCAACGTGTCCCGCTGGCGGGGCGAGGGGATCGTGGATCTCGAGCGCACCCCGGCGCACGTCGTCTCCTCGCGCTTCGAGGCGAAGGGTCGGATCCGGGACCTGCTCGACGCCGTCCGCGACTGGCTCCCCCGCACGCGCTGGATGCGCGACGTCGTCGACGGCGACGTCGAGGTGTCGGGCACCGCCAACGGGCCCGCCGACGCGGTGGACGCCGAGTTCGAGGCGCGGCTCGGGGCGGGGACGATCTACGGCCGGCGGTACGACTCGGGCCGCGCGGAGGGGCGCATCCACCGTGGCGTCGAGACGCGGCTCGACCGCGCGGAGGTGCGCCGCGGCACCGGCGTGGTCCGCGCGAGCGGGACCTGGAGCGCGCTGCCGCCGTTCCCGTGGGACGTCGGCGTCACCTTCTCCGGCGTGCCGCTCGAGGCGCTCGAGCTCTCCAGCGGACAGTGGGCGGGCACCGTCGCCGGCACGGCGAAGCTCGACGGCTCCGTCGACCACCCCCGCGTGCGCTTCGCCGCGAGCGGCGACGCGGTGCACGCCGCCGGCGTCGGGGTCGGCACCGTGCAGGTCGGCGGCACGCTCGACGGCGAGCGGCTCGTCGTGACGGGCGGGGCGGACGGCGTCTCGTTCGAGGGGGAGGCCACGCTGGCCGGGCGCATGCCGTTCCGCGCCCGCGCCCGGCTGGCGATGCACGACGTGTCCCGGCTCCTGCCCGAGGGCGCGCCAGCGGGCCTCCGCGCGCGGGTCGCGGGGGAGGGGAGCGCGGAGGGCGAGCTCGCGGACCTCTCGCACGCCCGCGCGCGCGTGCGACTCGACGAGGTGCAGGTCGGGTACGCCGACTTCCGGGTGCAGTCGGCCCAGCCCGCGGTGCTGGAGCTGGATCGGGGACGTGTCGAGGTGCAGGGGCTCGTGCTGCGCGGCGCGAACACCGAGCTCGCCCTCTCGGGCGCGCGCGCCGCGTCCGGGCAGCTCGACGTGTCGGCGCGCGGGAACCTCGACCTGCGCCTGCTCGGCGGGCTCGCGCCGACGCTGCGCCGCCCGGCGGGGCGGCTCACCCTCGAGGCGCACGTCGGCGGCACCGCCGAGGAGCCGGTCCTCGTCGGGGCTGGGCGCCTGGCGGACGCCGGGTTCGAGCTGCGCGACGTGACGCTCGCCCTGACCGGGCTGCGGGGGGACCTCGCCTTCTCGCAGAACCGCGTGCTGTTCGAGGGGCTGGAGGGGGCGGTGAACGGCGGGCGCGCCCGGCTCGAGGGGGAGGTGGAGCTCGCCTCGTTCCGCCCGTCGCGCCTGCGGGTGGAGGCGAAGCTGGACGAGATCCCGGTGGCGATCCCCGCCTACCTGCCCGCCACGCTCTCGGGCCGCCTCGAGGCGGTGGGCACCCCGCAGGCGACGACCGTCACCGGTCGCGTCCACGTCGTGCGCGCCCGCTACACCGCCGACGTGGACCTCGAGCGCAGCCTGCTGGAGGTGCGGCGGCGGGCGGTGGCGCCGCCCCGCGCCTACGACCACGCGGGGGAGTGGCTCCGCTTCGACGTCCAGCTCGCGGTGGACGGCGACGTGCGCATCGAGAACGATCTCGTCCGCGGGCCGCTCTCGGGCGAGCTGACCCTCACGGGCTCGCTCGCGGCGCCCGGCCTCGTCGGGACGCTCGCGATGGCGGAGGGGAGCCGCGCGATCTTCCGCGGGAACGAGTTCCAGCTCACGCACGCGGTCCTGGAGCTCACCGATCGCAACCGGATCGCGCTCGCGCTCGACTTCCACGGCGAGTCGCAGGTGCGGGACTACCAGGTCTACATGCACGTGTTCGGGCCCTTGAGCGACCCGCAGATCACGCTCACCAGCGCGCCGGCGCTCGCGCAGCCCGACATCATCACGCTGCTCTCGCTCGGGTTCACGCGCCGCGACGCCGCGGCGGGGGCGGGCGTGGGCGGGGTGGCCACCGCCGCCGCCGCGCAGGCGCTCTTCTCGGCCTCTGGCCTGGACGAGCAGGTGAAGCGCTTCCTCCCCCGCGGCGGCGTGGTGCGCGATCTCTCCGTCCGCATCACGAGCGCCTACTCGGAGGGGAGCGGCCAGGTGGAGCCGCGCGCCGAGTTCGAGTCCTGGTTCCTGCGCGACAGGCTGCGCCTCCGCTACCAGGCGCCGCTCGCCGGCGCGCGGGGCCAGAAGGCCCAGGCCGAGCTCCGGCTCGGTAACCATACGGCGGTGCAGTACCAGTGGGACAACGACAACCCCGACGTGGCCACCGGCGATCACGGCGTGGACCTGAAGCTGCGGTGGGAATGGACGGACGACTGATGCTGCGGCGCACGATCCCGGGCCTGCGTCCCTCGGCTCCGGCTGTGCTGCGCACGTCCTACGCTCGGGATGAGCGGGCGACGTCCTGGCTCCCTGCGCCTGCGGCCCTGGACTCGAGCCTGCCCGGGCTTGGTCGAGGGACGGTCTCCTGCGCCTCGCGCCCGCTCGCGCGCCGCTCCGTCCGCGCGCGGTGGCTCGCCGCCCTGCTCGCCGCGCTCCTCGCCTGCGCCGCCCTCCCCGCGGCCGCGCAGGAGCCCCCGCCGCGCGTCGTCGGCGTCGAGCTGCGCGTCCCCGAACGCGAGGATCGCGTCGCGCTCGCCGCCCTCGTGGACGTGGCGCCGGGAGAGACGCTCTCCCGCCGCGCGCTCCGCCGCACCGTGCAGCGGCTCTACCAGACCGGGCGGTTCCGCAACGTCGTGGTCCGCGCCGCGCCCGCCGCCCCGCCGCCCGGCCAGTCCGGTGCGTGGGTCTCGCTCGTCGTCGAGGCGCTCCCCGTCCGCCTGCTGGCGACCCTCGAGCTCCGCCTGGAGGGCGCGCCGGTGCTCGACGCCGACCAGGTGCGCGCCGCCGCGCGGCTCCCGACCGGCGAGCCGTTCGACGATCCGGACCTGGAGGCCGCCGCCGCGCGGGTCGCGGCCGTGCTCGCGCGCCGCGGCTACCGGGAGGCGGTCGTGGAGGCGCGCGAGGTGCGCGACGGCGCCGTCGAGCTCCGCGTCGTGCCGGGCGAGCCGGTGCGCATCCGCTCGGTGCGCCTCGCGGGCTCCGGCGAGGCGCCGCGGCTCACCGCCGCCCTCCGCTCGCGCGCAGGCGCGCCGCTCGACGAGGACGTCCTCGCCGCGGACGTGCGCGCGGCCCGCGCCGCGCTGCACGCGAGCGGGTATCGCCGCGCGCGGGTGGGCGCGCCGGAGATCCGGCTCGAGGGGCGGCTCGCGGACGTGGAGCTGCCCGTCGACGCGGGCCCGCGCCTCGCGTTCCTCTTCCGCGGCAACGGGCGGATCGCGGCCGCGGTGTTGACGCGGCAGCTGGGGTTCGAGGACGGCCAGCCCGTCGACGCGCCGGCCATCGCCGCCGCCGCGGAGCGCATCCGCGCCTTCTACCGCGCCCGCGGGTTCGCGACGGCGCGGGTGGAGGTGGAGGAGGTGCGGCGCGGCCGCGTCGCGGCGGTGGTCTTCCACGTCGAGGAGGGGCGCCGCTACCGCCTGGAAGAGGTGCGGCTGGAGGGAGTGGAGCAGCGAGACGCGACGACCCTGCGCGCGCAGCTCGCCGCGATCCTCGACGAGGAGGGCGGGAGACGTGACGACGGGGCGATGGACCGCGCGCGCGCGCTGATCGTCTCGATCCCCGGCGTGCGGCCGCCCCCCGCGCCCCCGGCGGCGCTCCCGCCCAGCGAGGTGTGGGACGAGGCCGCCTGGGCGCGCGCCGCGGAGCGGATCGTGGACGACTACCGCGCGGCGGGCTGGCTCGAGGCGGTGTACCTCGGCGCCTCCGTGTCGCTCGACGCCCGGCGGCGCGCCGCGGACGTGACGGTCCGCTTCCGGGAGGGTCCCCGCACGCACGTGGAGGCGATCTCGTTCGAGGGGAACCGCGTGCTCTCGCTCGCCGAGCTCGCACGCGAGTCGCGGCTCGCGCCGGGCGATCCCCTCGTCTTCGAGCGCATCGAGGAGACCCGCTCGGCGATCCTGCGCCGCTACCTCGCGCGCGGCCACCTCTACGCTCGCGTCGACGCGCGCGAGCAGATCGAGCCCGGGCTCCACACGGTGGCGATCCGGTTCGTCGTGGACGAGGGGCCGCAGGTGCGGATCGGGCGCGTCCAGCTGTCGGGCAACCGCCGGACCCGCGAGGAGGTCGTGCGGGGGGCGCTCGCGTTCGCCGAGGGCGACCTGTACGACCCGGACGCGATCGCGAAGAGCCAGGCGGCCCTCCTGCGCCTGGGCGTCTTCCGCTCGGTGTCGATCCGCGTCCAGGAGCCGGAGGCGCCGCACGAGACGAAGGACCTCGCGGTGGAGCTCACCGAGCGGCCGTGGGCCACGCTCGCGCAGGGCGTCGGCTTCTCGATCGCCGACGGTCCGCGCGCGTTCGTCGAGTACGGCGAGCCGAACATCCTCGGCCGG includes:
- a CDS encoding translocation/assembly module TamB, with amino-acid sequence MKKRTVALAFLALIVALVGGTIAALRTRWAAELTCELAVGRVERATGLELAVAACRIRPLALELEAEGVRLGPAEAPLFTADALSARLAPIQALGRQLHLRELRLVRPRLVIPPRQATPGGAGGPACPPALLSRFEVRHLDVEAGSLDVAFGAGRRVVVDRLDVRSRPPARSLRSLGTPLRRARVELAAGPVRLSEPGRALAVSALSADVEVALDLSSAVLHGAEAALGGVRVAARGEVRDLCDPTLDLAATAHGRVADALALAGITADAEGSAEVVVQLRGAARAPQATATAAWSGVRIGAQRAGDGQASLRLAPGELVVERLEVPLDEGRAVARGTVGLVRGAPVVAEVELHGAELAEVLDRLGVRDPWVSLKLDGRAAVSGTLWPPALAGELATELRELRALTRPYREAKGDPGVVAFGRGRLESAVRVDREGLFFDGGRLSVGRGTLAADAAVHFSEAGGFSVQARGEADLDALGRVAEIPWSGLARVEATIAAAPYGNPHVAGRARVDRFRFLDVDLGNVSSDFRYDDFLLRLSRAEGLRNVSRWRGEGIVDLERTPAHVVSSRFEAKGRIRDLLDAVRDWLPRTRWMRDVVDGDVEVSGTANGPADAVDAEFEARLGAGTIYGRRYDSGRAEGRIHRGVETRLDRAEVRRGTGVVRASGTWSALPPFPWDVGVTFSGVPLEALELSSGQWAGTVAGTAKLDGSVDHPRVRFAASGDAVHAAGVGVGTVQVGGTLDGERLVVTGGADGVSFEGEATLAGRMPFRARARLAMHDVSRLLPEGAPAGLRARVAGEGSAEGELADLSHARARVRLDEVQVGYADFRVQSAQPAVLELDRGRVEVQGLVLRGANTELALSGARAASGQLDVSARGNLDLRLLGGLAPTLRRPAGRLTLEAHVGGTAEEPVLVGAGRLADAGFELRDVTLALTGLRGDLAFSQNRVLFEGLEGAVNGGRARLEGEVELASFRPSRLRVEAKLDEIPVAIPAYLPATLSGRLEAVGTPQATTVTGRVHVVRARYTADVDLERSLLEVRRRAVAPPRAYDHAGEWLRFDVQLAVDGDVRIENDLVRGPLSGELTLTGSLAAPGLVGTLAMAEGSRAIFRGNEFQLTHAVLELTDRNRIALALDFHGESQVRDYQVYMHVFGPLSDPQITLTSAPALAQPDIITLLSLGFTRRDAAAGAGVGGVATAAAAQALFSASGLDEQVKRFLPRGGVVRDLSVRITSAYSEGSGQVEPRAEFESWFLRDRLRLRYQAPLAGARGQKAQAELRLGNHTAVQYQWDNDNPDVATGDHGVDLKLRWEWTDD